In Mycobacterium sp. Aquia_216, a genomic segment contains:
- a CDS encoding heme-binding protein: MNSSSIVARRRVAGISAGCLLGGMAIGIVAAPAAVAAPDCSPAGVNATVSSVQGAAEQYLAAHPGANQVVSAAYGQPRAEAASNLRGYFTAHPQEYYDLRGILSPIGDTERQCNVSALPGNLESAYHEFMAG, translated from the coding sequence ATGAATTCCAGCAGTATCGTCGCGCGGCGGCGAGTCGCCGGCATCAGCGCCGGCTGCCTGCTCGGGGGAATGGCCATCGGCATCGTCGCCGCACCCGCGGCGGTTGCGGCACCCGACTGCAGCCCCGCAGGCGTCAACGCCACGGTTTCCTCGGTGCAGGGCGCGGCAGAGCAGTACCTCGCCGCTCACCCGGGAGCCAACCAGGTGGTCAGTGCCGCTTACGGACAGCCACGGGCGGAGGCCGCGTCGAACCTGCGCGGCTACTTCACCGCGCATCCGCAGGAGTACTACGACCTGCGCGGGATCCTGTCGCCGATCGGGGACACCGAGCGTCAGTGCAACGTATCGGCGCTGCCGGGCAATCTGGAATCGGCCTACCACGAGTTCATGGCCGGCTGA
- a CDS encoding TetR/AcrR family transcriptional regulator — translation MPRVVKHPDIRRAEILDRAAALFVARGYDNVSLNDLIADAGVSKGAFYHWFPSKEALITMLAERSARLQLAAIEEATARCRGNALDRLNTLLQAGFDVKMQTGTPEQLAAMISLLRPENAHLYGRIVAAGEELSRPFLTRVIADGVAEGVFHTFDPEGVADIIQGLAARTSSNVVQIVDATDAPGREHAIDVLTARFKLHGLAVDRVLGLPDGSITVLSRAQVEMMVAPLPRDY, via the coding sequence ATGCCGCGAGTAGTTAAGCATCCCGACATTCGCCGTGCCGAGATTCTGGACCGCGCGGCGGCGCTGTTCGTTGCGCGCGGCTACGACAATGTCAGCCTCAACGATCTGATCGCGGATGCCGGCGTCTCCAAAGGGGCCTTCTACCACTGGTTTCCGTCGAAGGAAGCGCTGATCACGATGCTGGCCGAACGCAGCGCCCGCCTTCAACTCGCGGCCATCGAAGAAGCGACTGCCCGGTGCCGCGGCAACGCCCTGGATCGACTGAACACCCTGCTGCAAGCCGGTTTTGATGTCAAGATGCAGACGGGGACACCCGAGCAATTGGCGGCGATGATCTCGCTGCTACGACCCGAAAACGCACATCTGTACGGACGCATCGTCGCGGCGGGCGAAGAGCTGAGCCGACCGTTCCTGACGCGAGTGATCGCCGACGGAGTAGCCGAGGGCGTCTTCCACACCTTCGATCCTGAAGGTGTCGCCGACATCATTCAGGGCCTGGCCGCACGCACCAGCTCCAATGTGGTCCAGATCGTCGACGCCACCGACGCCCCTGGCAGGGAGCATGCCATCGATGTGTTGACCGCCAGGTTCAAGCTGCACGGGCTGGCCGTCGACCGCGTTCTCGGTCTACCCGACGGCAGTATCACCGTGCTCAGCCGGGCCCAGGTCGAGATGATGGTCGCGCCTTTACCGCGTGATTACTGA
- a CDS encoding helix-turn-helix transcriptional regulator, whose product MNFAQDIKDFLMTRRARITPEQVGLPPGRRRRVPGLRRAEVAQLAGVSIDYYTQVERGNVAGVSADVLRAIARALRLGEAEETHLFDLVRAATGKGDRTPSARTAGATMPDGVQELLDSMVTAPAIVINGHLDLIAANALGRALYAPVLAGAKAMPNLARFMFLDATADQFFPDWTREADDVVALLRAEAARSPDSPAVSVLVGELATRSERFRTSWAAHNVKAHRHGVKRFRHSVVGELSLTYNVFDITGVGGLSLIGHSAESRSPSDEALRLLASWTASKQRSRS is encoded by the coding sequence GTGAACTTCGCCCAGGACATCAAGGACTTCTTGATGACCCGGCGCGCGCGAATCACACCCGAACAAGTGGGCTTGCCCCCGGGCCGGCGTCGCCGCGTGCCCGGATTGCGGCGTGCAGAAGTCGCTCAACTGGCCGGCGTGAGCATCGACTACTACACGCAGGTCGAGCGGGGAAATGTAGCCGGCGTCTCCGCCGACGTGCTGCGCGCCATCGCCCGCGCCCTCCGACTCGGCGAGGCGGAGGAGACCCATCTGTTCGATCTTGTTCGCGCAGCCACCGGCAAGGGCGATCGGACCCCTTCGGCGCGCACCGCGGGGGCGACCATGCCGGACGGGGTGCAGGAATTGCTGGACAGCATGGTCACCGCGCCGGCGATCGTGATCAACGGCCACCTCGACCTGATAGCCGCCAACGCGCTCGGGCGTGCGCTGTACGCACCCGTCTTGGCCGGAGCGAAGGCGATGCCGAACCTGGCCCGGTTCATGTTTCTCGACGCCACCGCCGATCAGTTCTTTCCCGACTGGACCCGCGAAGCAGACGATGTGGTCGCGCTGCTCCGCGCCGAAGCGGCACGCTCGCCCGACTCGCCGGCCGTCTCCGTCCTTGTCGGTGAGCTCGCTACCCGCAGTGAGCGATTCCGCACCAGCTGGGCGGCCCACAATGTCAAGGCACATCGCCACGGCGTCAAGCGATTCCGGCATTCCGTCGTCGGGGAACTGTCGCTGACCTACAACGTCTTCGATATCACCGGCGTCGGCGGGCTGTCGTTGATCGGCCATAGCGCCGAATCGCGGTCACCATCCGACGAAGCACTGCGGCTGCTGGCCAGCTGGACCGCGTCAAAGCAACGATCGCGCAGCTAA
- a CDS encoding nuclear transport factor 2 family protein, with protein sequence MSIALLREMFDRMVVAKNAELIERYYHPDFVMTSDGLTQTFAEFRDSHREIYTTGISYAIEYDEQAWVQAEDKVAGRVWITTSRPEEEPTRIEVVLIAAFRDGRIHRVWETTWPSWRNVTALENY encoded by the coding sequence GTGTCGATTGCGTTGCTTCGTGAGATGTTCGATCGGATGGTCGTCGCAAAGAATGCCGAACTCATCGAGCGCTATTACCATCCCGACTTCGTGATGACCTCGGACGGGTTGACGCAGACTTTCGCCGAATTTCGGGACAGCCATCGCGAGATCTACACCACCGGAATCAGCTACGCGATCGAATACGACGAGCAGGCGTGGGTCCAGGCCGAAGACAAGGTCGCCGGCCGGGTGTGGATCACCACGTCACGCCCGGAGGAGGAGCCGACCCGAATCGAGGTCGTGCTTATCGCCGCGTTCCGCGACGGCCGGATCCACCGAGTCTGGGAGACGACCTGGCCAAGCTGGCGCAACGTGACCGCGCTGGAAAACTATTGA
- a CDS encoding flavin monoamine oxidase family protein, which translates to MSAVTGGLVAACPSGHHSAPPPPPPELKPDTQSVLIVGAGMAGLAAARSLVDAGWPVRLIEARDRIGGRVYTNRDWGVPIEMGASWIHGTANGPMMNLARKARAQVIPTDYNGWAKLAVDPRLAPMDYDPDPWRTFVERACDRVNGGSVGAAVDAAAKREQLSTSDRAQLAFFVATEIEDEYAAGADQLSATTFDAGDYADGDQAVITNGYDALPKLLADGLQIVLNTAVTAITRRDDAVVVHAGNQSFEGPAAIVTVPLGVLKAGSIAFDPPLPEGHARAVNALGFGVLSKSFFRFDQRTWKTDNAFYLFMGTDPGAWAQWFTLSSAAGPIVVAFNAGDRGRGVETSSVADVTARALPIARQLFGGITPVEVRTSSWSTDPYAWGSYSFHAPGSGLEDRRRLQEPIGDRLYLAGEAVDVKNPSTVIGAVLSGRNVADQLIQRLKG; encoded by the coding sequence ATGAGCGCGGTCACTGGTGGCCTGGTGGCCGCCTGCCCATCGGGTCATCATTCGGCGCCGCCACCACCGCCGCCGGAGCTCAAGCCGGACACTCAGTCGGTCCTCATCGTCGGTGCCGGCATGGCGGGGCTTGCCGCGGCGCGCAGTCTGGTCGACGCGGGATGGCCGGTGCGCCTGATCGAGGCCCGCGATCGTATCGGCGGCCGCGTCTATACCAACCGCGACTGGGGCGTGCCGATCGAGATGGGCGCGTCCTGGATCCATGGCACGGCCAACGGGCCGATGATGAACCTGGCCCGCAAGGCGCGGGCCCAGGTCATCCCGACCGACTACAACGGATGGGCGAAGCTGGCGGTGGATCCCCGGCTCGCGCCGATGGACTACGACCCCGACCCCTGGCGCACCTTCGTCGAGCGGGCTTGTGACCGGGTCAACGGCGGGAGTGTCGGTGCCGCCGTCGACGCCGCGGCCAAACGCGAACAGCTTTCCACCTCGGACCGCGCCCAGCTGGCGTTCTTCGTCGCCACCGAGATCGAGGACGAATACGCGGCCGGCGCAGACCAGCTCTCCGCCACGACATTTGACGCCGGTGATTACGCGGACGGGGACCAAGCCGTCATCACCAACGGGTACGACGCCCTGCCGAAGTTACTCGCCGATGGCCTTCAGATCGTCCTCAATACGGCGGTGACTGCGATCACCCGACGAGACGACGCCGTCGTCGTGCACGCCGGAAACCAATCGTTCGAAGGGCCCGCCGCGATTGTCACCGTTCCCCTCGGGGTGCTCAAGGCCGGTTCGATAGCCTTCGACCCGCCGCTGCCCGAGGGACATGCCCGCGCGGTGAACGCGCTGGGATTCGGCGTGCTGTCCAAAAGCTTCTTCCGATTCGACCAGCGAACGTGGAAGACGGACAACGCCTTTTATCTCTTCATGGGTACCGACCCGGGCGCGTGGGCACAGTGGTTCACGTTGTCGAGCGCCGCCGGGCCGATCGTGGTGGCATTCAATGCCGGCGACCGCGGCCGGGGGGTGGAGACGTCGTCGGTCGCTGATGTGACGGCCCGGGCGCTGCCCATCGCTCGCCAGCTGTTCGGCGGCATCACCCCGGTGGAAGTCCGCACATCGAGTTGGAGCACCGACCCGTATGCGTGGGGCAGCTACTCATTCCACGCACCCGGTTCCGGTCTCGAAGACCGCCGGCGCCTGCAGGAACCGATCGGCGACCGGCTCTACCTGGCGGGCGAGGCGGTCGATGTCAAGAATCCGTCCACCGTGATCGGGGCCGTGCTCAGCGGCCGCAACGTCGCCGACCAATTGATCCAGCGACTCAAAGGTTAG
- a CDS encoding alpha/beta fold hydrolase, with amino-acid sequence MSARRSTPVLDPLPEVLPPSRALTVRAVDGTPLHTEIFGPADGYPIVLTHGITCAIRAWAYQIADLAADYRVIAFDHRGHGRSGVPRRRDYSLKHLASDLDCVLEATVAPHERAVLAGHSMGGITIAAWSARYRHKVHRRADAVALINTTTGDLVRQVKLLSVPGQLSPARAMAARHVINTFGGLPIPSAALYASRSFVAMLAVGKGADPSAAKLIHELFAQTSPAGRGGCARTLVEALGSRHLDLSGLTVPTLIIGSEHDRLTPIGASREIARTAPNVVGLIELPGGHCSMLEHHREVTGQLRLLAESVTLPVAQISS; translated from the coding sequence ATGAGTGCTCGGCGATCGACACCTGTGTTAGACCCACTGCCCGAGGTATTGCCGCCGAGCCGCGCTCTGACCGTCCGCGCGGTCGACGGCACCCCGCTGCACACGGAAATCTTCGGGCCGGCCGACGGCTATCCGATTGTGCTGACCCACGGCATCACCTGCGCGATCCGAGCGTGGGCGTACCAGATCGCGGACTTGGCCGCCGATTATCGGGTTATCGCTTTCGACCACCGCGGGCATGGCCGCAGTGGCGTTCCGCGGCGCCGCGACTACAGCCTCAAACACCTTGCGTCCGACCTGGATTGCGTGTTGGAGGCGACGGTGGCGCCGCATGAGCGCGCCGTGCTGGCCGGGCACTCGATGGGCGGCATCACTATCGCCGCGTGGTCGGCGCGTTACCGCCACAAGGTCCACCGGCGCGCCGACGCCGTCGCATTGATCAACACGACCACCGGCGACCTGGTCCGCCAGGTGAAGCTGTTGTCGGTGCCGGGCCAGTTGTCACCGGCGAGAGCGATGGCCGCCCGGCACGTCATCAACACGTTCGGTGGCTTACCGATTCCGAGTGCGGCGCTGTACGCCAGTCGCTCGTTTGTCGCGATGCTGGCGGTCGGAAAGGGTGCCGACCCGAGCGCGGCGAAACTCATCCACGAGTTGTTCGCGCAGACATCGCCCGCCGGGCGCGGTGGTTGTGCGAGGACGCTCGTCGAAGCGCTCGGCTCGCGCCACCTGGACCTGTCCGGGTTGACGGTGCCGACGCTGATCATCGGCAGCGAACACGATCGGCTGACGCCTATCGGCGCGTCCCGCGAGATCGCCCGGACCGCGCCCAACGTCGTCGGCCTTATCGAGCTGCCGGGCGGCCACTGCTCGATGTTGGAACACCATCGTGAGGTCACCGGCCAGCTGCGGTTGCTGGCCGAATCCGTGACCCTGCCGGTCGCGCAGATCAGCTCATAG
- a CDS encoding flavin monoamine oxidase family protein, with product MTRPSWSIDVVVVGAGFAGLTAARELARQGHDVVVLEGRDRVGGRSFTGSVAGLPVDMGGAFVGPTQDAVLALAAELQIPTIPTHHAGKNVIHWRGWTRSYQGTIPKLSLTGLLDIGRLRWQFERIARSIAVDTPWDARRAPELDGLSFGQWLRSVRATASSRDLMAIMARVTWGCELDDVSMLHAVRYIRAAGGLDRMLDVEDGAQQDHFPGGTQQIARAAADELGARVVLNAPVRRIERHGSGVTVTSDRGAADAGFVIVAIPPAHRASIEFAPPLPAQYQQLAGQWPQGRLSKAFAAYSTPFWRANGFSGQALSDKGPVFITFDVTPHADGPGILLGFVDARAFDSLPTDQRRRDALRCFASLFGDEALKPLDYVDHRWGTEDFAPGGPTAAVPPGSWTRFGPWLREPVGPIHWAGTETADEWTGFFDGAVRSGQRAAAEVTALL from the coding sequence GTGACAAGGCCGTCCTGGAGCATCGATGTTGTGGTGGTCGGCGCTGGCTTTGCCGGCCTCACCGCGGCGCGAGAGCTGGCGCGACAGGGTCATGACGTCGTTGTCCTCGAGGGCCGAGACCGCGTCGGCGGGCGTTCGTTCACCGGTAGCGTCGCCGGATTGCCGGTGGATATGGGCGGCGCGTTCGTGGGTCCGACCCAGGACGCTGTGCTGGCGCTGGCGGCCGAGCTGCAGATCCCGACCATACCTACTCACCACGCGGGCAAAAACGTCATCCACTGGCGCGGCTGGACCCGGTCATACCAGGGCACCATCCCCAAGCTTTCGCTGACCGGTTTGCTCGATATCGGCAGGCTGCGTTGGCAATTCGAAAGAATCGCCCGCAGCATTGCGGTGGACACGCCGTGGGATGCGCGCCGCGCCCCCGAGCTTGACGGCCTGTCGTTCGGACAGTGGTTGCGCTCGGTGCGCGCTACCGCTTCGTCTCGCGACCTGATGGCCATCATGGCCCGGGTGACCTGGGGATGCGAACTCGACGACGTGTCGATGCTGCACGCGGTGCGCTACATACGCGCCGCGGGTGGTCTGGACCGGATGCTCGACGTCGAGGACGGCGCCCAGCAGGATCATTTCCCGGGTGGTACCCAGCAGATCGCCCGGGCCGCGGCCGACGAACTGGGCGCGCGTGTGGTGCTGAACGCGCCGGTCCGCCGCATCGAGAGGCACGGTTCGGGCGTCACGGTCACTTCCGACCGCGGTGCGGCCGACGCCGGGTTCGTCATCGTCGCGATCCCGCCGGCTCATCGGGCATCCATCGAGTTCGCTCCCCCGCTACCCGCGCAGTACCAACAACTGGCCGGGCAATGGCCGCAGGGCCGGCTCAGCAAGGCTTTCGCCGCGTATTCGACGCCGTTCTGGCGGGCCAACGGGTTCTCGGGGCAAGCGCTCTCCGACAAGGGCCCGGTGTTCATCACCTTCGACGTAACCCCGCACGCCGACGGGCCGGGCATCCTGTTGGGCTTTGTCGACGCCCGGGCGTTCGACTCACTGCCCACCGATCAGCGCCGCCGCGACGCGTTGCGTTGCTTCGCGTCCCTGTTCGGCGACGAGGCGCTCAAGCCTCTCGACTATGTAGATCATCGTTGGGGCACCGAGGATTTCGCTCCGGGCGGCCCGACCGCGGCGGTACCGCCGGGATCATGGACGCGGTTCGGGCCGTGGCTGCGCGAACCGGTCGGGCCGATTCACTGGGCCGGTACCGAGACCGCCGACGAATGGACCGGCTTTTTCGACGGAGCCGTCAGGTCCGGCCAGCGAGCGGCCGCCGAGGTCACCGCCCTGCTATGA
- a CDS encoding MFS transporter has product MIGTTIEWYDFYLYATASALVFKPLFFPHVSSTAGTLASFATYAAGFGARPIGAVISGHFGDRLGRKAVLVVALLTMGLVTTAIGLLPTYAQAGLLAPALLAALRVLQGLAVGAEWGGAAVLSVEHAPPGRRGLFGSFTQLGSPAGMLLATSVFYLTRKIAGSAAFLAFGWRIPFLFSAVLVGLGLFIRLRLTDAAVFDRVKKRDELSALPVLDVLRSQPRNVLITTGLRMSQIALFVLLTTYSLTYLQDSFGKGSGVGLIAVLISSALGLVSTPGWAVLSDRFGRRPPYLFGAVAGVVALVLFFVAAASGSAIAVVFAIVFGVNVVHDAMYGPQAAWFAELFDTRVRYSGSSLGYQIGAVLSGGFAPLIAAALLVAGGGRPWLIVGYFAVLAAITVAAAYAARETYADQIE; this is encoded by the coding sequence ATGATCGGCACCACGATCGAGTGGTACGACTTCTATTTGTACGCGACAGCGTCGGCGCTCGTGTTCAAACCGCTGTTCTTTCCTCATGTCTCGTCGACGGCGGGAACATTGGCCTCCTTTGCCACCTATGCGGCAGGCTTCGGGGCCCGGCCGATCGGCGCCGTCATCTCCGGCCACTTCGGGGACCGGTTGGGGCGCAAGGCCGTTCTCGTCGTCGCCCTGCTCACGATGGGTCTCGTCACGACCGCGATCGGGCTGCTGCCCACCTACGCTCAGGCGGGGCTGCTTGCCCCGGCACTGCTCGCGGCGCTGCGGGTGCTGCAGGGGCTTGCGGTGGGTGCAGAATGGGGCGGTGCCGCCGTGCTATCGGTCGAACATGCGCCCCCCGGGCGCCGTGGACTGTTCGGCAGCTTCACCCAGCTGGGTTCGCCCGCCGGCATGTTGCTGGCGACGTCCGTCTTCTATCTGACCCGCAAGATCGCCGGTAGCGCGGCGTTCCTGGCGTTCGGGTGGCGGATTCCTTTTCTGTTCAGTGCCGTTCTGGTGGGGCTCGGGTTGTTCATCAGGCTGCGGCTCACCGACGCCGCGGTGTTCGACCGCGTCAAAAAGCGCGATGAGCTCTCGGCGCTTCCGGTGCTGGATGTGCTGCGCAGCCAGCCTCGTAATGTGTTGATTACTACCGGGTTGCGAATGTCTCAGATCGCGCTGTTCGTATTGCTCACCACGTATTCGCTGACCTACCTGCAAGATTCGTTCGGCAAGGGCAGTGGGGTCGGTTTGATCGCGGTGCTGATATCGTCGGCGCTCGGTTTGGTCAGCACGCCAGGCTGGGCAGTGTTGTCCGATCGCTTCGGTCGGCGGCCGCCCTATTTGTTCGGCGCGGTGGCCGGGGTGGTGGCCCTGGTGTTGTTCTTCGTGGCCGCGGCAAGCGGGTCGGCAATCGCTGTGGTGTTCGCGATTGTGTTCGGCGTCAACGTCGTTCATGACGCGATGTACGGGCCGCAGGCCGCGTGGTTCGCCGAACTCTTCGACACCAGGGTGCGTTACAGTGGATCGTCGCTGGGTTACCAGATCGGGGCCGTGCTCTCGGGCGGGTTCGCGCCGCTGATCGCGGCGGCTCTGCTGGTCGCCGGTGGCGGTAGGCCGTGGTTGATCGTGGGGTATTTCGCGGTACTGGCGGCAATCACAGTCGCCGCGGCTTATGCGGCACGGGAAACGTATGCGGATCAGATCGAGTGA
- a CDS encoding LLM class flavin-dependent oxidoreductase: protein MSRIYLNAFDMACVGHQSAGLWRHPEDQGYRYRELGYWTDLARILEAGGFDALFLADVLGVYDVYGASRDAAVLDAAQFPVNDPTAAVSAMAAVTETLGFGITLSLTYEQPYALARRLSTLDHLTDGRVAWNIVTSYLDSAARNLGLDAQIPHDQRYEIADEYLEVCYKLWEASWESDAVVRDPARGVFTDPAKVHDIEHKGRYFSVPGPFLCEPSPQRTPVLFQAGASPRGVKFAAANAEAAFISGPTPQIVRGPVRALREAAAALGRDPRSIKVFTMVTPVVAETHEQALAKLAEYRQFVSTTGALALFGGWTGVDLAELGDDDPLRYSETDANRSALASFTTDERTWTARELAEEIGIGGRGPVLVGSPTEVADELERWVDEADVDGFNLAYVTTPGTFVDFARLVVPELRRRGRVPEHVARATLRERLGGRGPLLPDDHPGAGYRR, encoded by the coding sequence ATGAGCAGGATCTACCTGAATGCCTTCGACATGGCGTGTGTCGGGCACCAGTCGGCGGGGCTGTGGCGTCACCCTGAGGATCAGGGTTACCGATATCGCGAACTCGGCTATTGGACCGACCTGGCCCGAATCCTGGAAGCCGGTGGCTTCGATGCGCTATTTCTCGCCGACGTGCTCGGCGTCTACGACGTCTACGGCGCGTCTCGCGATGCGGCAGTCCTCGACGCTGCGCAGTTCCCGGTCAACGACCCGACTGCCGCCGTCTCGGCGATGGCGGCGGTGACCGAGACGCTGGGCTTCGGGATCACGCTGTCGCTGACCTACGAGCAGCCCTACGCGCTGGCACGCAGGTTGTCGACGCTGGATCACCTCACCGACGGGCGCGTGGCGTGGAACATCGTCACCTCGTATCTGGACAGTGCGGCGCGCAACCTCGGCCTGGACGCCCAGATCCCGCACGACCAGCGCTACGAGATCGCCGACGAATACCTCGAGGTCTGCTACAAGCTGTGGGAAGCGTCGTGGGAATCCGACGCGGTGGTGCGCGATCCCGCGCGCGGAGTGTTCACCGACCCGGCCAAGGTGCACGACATCGAGCACAAGGGACGCTACTTCTCGGTTCCGGGTCCGTTCTTGTGTGAACCGTCGCCACAGCGCACACCGGTGCTGTTCCAGGCCGGCGCCTCGCCGCGCGGTGTCAAATTCGCCGCCGCCAATGCGGAAGCCGCGTTCATCTCCGGCCCGACTCCGCAGATCGTGCGCGGCCCCGTGCGCGCGCTGCGGGAGGCCGCTGCCGCGTTGGGCCGGGACCCCCGCTCCATCAAGGTGTTCACCATGGTGACCCCGGTGGTCGCCGAGACGCACGAGCAAGCGCTGGCGAAGCTGGCCGAATACCGCCAATTCGTCAGCACCACAGGTGCATTGGCTTTGTTCGGCGGCTGGACCGGGGTCGACCTGGCCGAGCTTGGTGACGACGATCCATTGCGCTACAGCGAGACCGATGCCAACCGGTCCGCGCTGGCCTCCTTCACCACCGACGAGCGAACATGGACGGCGCGGGAACTCGCCGAAGAGATCGGCATCGGCGGTCGTGGCCCGGTGCTGGTGGGTTCGCCCACCGAAGTCGCCGACGAACTCGAGCGTTGGGTCGACGAGGCCGACGTCGACGGATTCAATCTCGCCTACGTGACGACCCCCGGGACGTTCGTCGACTTCGCGAGACTGGTTGTGCCCGAACTGCGTCGGCGCGGGCGGGTACCAGAGCACGTCGCACGCGCCACGTTGCGCGAACGGCTCGGCGGTAGGGGGCCGCTATTGCCGGACGATCATCCCGGCGCGGGGTACCGGCGCTGA
- the nnhA gene encoding 2-nitroimidazole nitrohydrolase encodes MTAITTPNSTRAYDDWRLADIPHYREGISTYEFVRATHEADYRTYQAEAVAGRSFGFNGIGRLTEVALHMPTEHTLHDQSSQYKENPAFFQRLMGVPDRGPVDLAAFRRETEELATAFENNGIIVHWIDYPEEPTNPYGPLMGHVFLSWGSIWRGGSVISRFGFLPGMVGVSEYLAKWAWNTLNIPPLVAITEGAMEPGACNMIAEEVLVTCLSASYDQRGTDQFVNAISKTSGTAEFYNLQLRPAVEGFFNQATGACAHPDININAIDVGKLVVSPAALDWEARTWLHDNNFELIEADPQEQRDFLAPCNVLLLEPGKVIAHADCHTTNEKIRAAGVEVIEVTGTEIRKACGGIKCRVMQINREPGPTLQDVRNRVWR; translated from the coding sequence ATGACAGCAATAACCACGCCCAATTCCACGCGTGCCTATGACGATTGGCGTCTCGCGGATATCCCGCACTACCGGGAGGGGATCAGCACCTACGAGTTCGTGCGCGCCACGCATGAGGCGGACTACCGGACGTATCAGGCCGAGGCCGTGGCCGGGCGGTCGTTCGGCTTCAACGGAATCGGTCGGCTGACCGAGGTTGCCCTGCACATGCCGACCGAGCACACGCTCCACGACCAGAGCTCCCAGTACAAGGAAAATCCAGCGTTTTTCCAGCGACTGATGGGGGTGCCGGATCGTGGTCCCGTCGACCTCGCGGCGTTCCGGCGAGAAACCGAAGAACTGGCAACCGCTTTCGAGAATAACGGCATCATCGTGCACTGGATCGATTACCCGGAAGAGCCGACCAATCCGTACGGACCGCTGATGGGCCACGTATTCCTGTCCTGGGGCTCGATCTGGCGCGGGGGCTCCGTCATCTCGCGTTTCGGGTTCCTACCCGGCATGGTCGGGGTCAGCGAGTACCTCGCTAAGTGGGCATGGAACACGCTCAATATTCCTCCGCTTGTCGCCATCACCGAAGGCGCCATGGAGCCGGGGGCGTGCAACATGATCGCCGAGGAGGTTTTGGTCACCTGCCTATCGGCCTCCTACGATCAGCGAGGAACCGACCAGTTCGTCAACGCGATCTCCAAGACCAGTGGTACGGCCGAGTTTTACAACCTCCAACTCCGGCCCGCCGTAGAAGGCTTCTTCAATCAGGCTACTGGCGCCTGCGCCCACCCAGACATCAACATCAACGCAATCGATGTCGGGAAACTGGTCGTCTCTCCGGCGGCGCTGGATTGGGAGGCGCGTACCTGGTTGCACGACAATAACTTCGAGCTGATCGAAGCCGACCCGCAGGAGCAGCGCGACTTTCTGGCGCCATGCAACGTGCTGTTGCTCGAGCCCGGCAAGGTGATCGCACATGCGGACTGCCACACCACCAACGAGAAAATCCGCGCCGCGGGCGTGGAGGTGATCGAGGTGACCGGCACGGAGATCCGCAAGGCGTGCGGAGGCATAAAGTGCCGCGTTATGCAGATCAACCGAGAGCCGGGTCCGACTCTGCAGGACGTTCGGAACAGGGTTTGGCGTTAG
- a CDS encoding GntR family transcriptional regulator yields the protein MSNTPDARTEVRGMPLREQILGVLLDGLISGRWQPGDRIVERQVAAELDVSQAPVREALRDLETLRLVSSVPNKGARVRDIGPDDLLEMYPVRAALEGLAASIAVDRLRGDVTALQRHADEIRTAAELGDIGMQVRAGVAFHREIVASAGNRVLLAVWESLGIEVWTNLSIRLLRTELHANADDHTAIVDAFARQDPNVDALLREHVMSYCHGSPTAPHDGVTGTSATNRNRRRKG from the coding sequence GTGTCCAACACTCCCGACGCTCGGACCGAAGTCCGCGGCATGCCGCTTCGAGAACAGATTCTGGGTGTGCTTCTCGACGGGCTGATCAGCGGCCGTTGGCAGCCAGGTGACCGGATCGTTGAACGGCAGGTCGCCGCCGAATTGGACGTCAGCCAGGCCCCAGTCCGGGAGGCGCTGCGAGATCTGGAGACGCTGCGACTCGTCAGCTCGGTGCCGAACAAAGGCGCGCGGGTGCGCGACATCGGCCCGGATGACCTGTTGGAGATGTATCCGGTGCGGGCGGCCCTGGAGGGTTTGGCCGCCTCGATTGCGGTGGACAGGCTCCGCGGAGACGTGACCGCGTTGCAGCGGCATGCCGACGAGATTCGCACGGCCGCGGAGTTGGGCGACATCGGCATGCAGGTCCGCGCCGGTGTCGCCTTCCACCGCGAGATAGTCGCCAGCGCCGGTAACCGAGTTCTGCTGGCTGTATGGGAATCACTCGGAATCGAGGTGTGGACCAACCTGTCGATTCGCCTGCTGCGCACCGAGTTGCACGCTAACGCCGACGACCACACGGCGATCGTCGACGCCTTCGCGAGGCAAGATCCGAACGTCGACGCATTACTGCGCGAGCATGTGATGTCGTACTGCCACGGAAGTCCAACCGCGCCCCACGACGGCGTGACTGGAACTTCTGCGACGAATCGAAATCGGCGCCGAAAAGGCTAG